Genomic DNA from Pelosinus sp. UFO1:
TGGCTTTTAGTAGCAGCTAGAGTGGTGCAGGCGATAGGAGCATCTATGCTAATGTCTAATTCTCCTGCGATTATTAGTACGACTTTTCCCGGTAAGGAGCGAGGACGTGCCTTGGGAATGAACGGTACAGTCGTAGCCTTAGCCGCTATGGCTGGACCTAGCCTGGGAGGGTTATTGGTAGGCTTATTCAGTTGGCAATCTATTTTTTATATTAACTTGCCCATTGGTATACTTTCTTATCTAGTAGGACATGTTATTTTGCCTGTGGAAGAGAAACATTCAATAGGGACATTTGATTTTAAAGGAGCAGTTTTATTTGCCTTGGGTATGACAGGGTTACTGGTAGTGCTGAGCAATGGGCAGGAATGGGGCTGGAGCTCTTTTATTGTACGCGTAATTAGTATTATGTCTGTAGTGTTACTAAGTGTATTTGTTTGGCATGAGGGTGGGGTAGAGCACCCGATGATTGATTTATCATTATTTAAGCGTTGGCCTTTCTTAGCGGGAAATATTGCAGGATTGTTATCTTTTATGGCCATGTTCTCCAATAATATGTTAATGCCCTTTTATTTACATTCGGTCTTGCTGTTGTCGCCGACAGAGATCGGGTTAGCTATTACGCCGTTTCCGCTATTGATGGCAATTACAGCACCTGCTAGTGGGTATCTATCGGAAAAAGTTAGCCCAGTTGTGCTGACGAGTAGTGGTCTTAGTATCTTAATGTTGGGTCTATTATACTTAGCTACATTAGATGCTCAGTCGGTTATTTGGCAGGTTGCTATAGGCCAGGCTGTGATGGGAATTGGAAATGGTATGTTTCAGTCACCGAACAACAATAGTGTCTTGAGCTCCGTACCTTCTAATAAAGTAGGTCTAGCTAGTGGAATTAGTGCTTTAATGCGTAATGTAGGCATGGTAAGTGGTATTGCAGTTGCAGTGTCTGTATTTGAGAGTAAAAGACAGCAAGAATTAGCTGGTTTAGCTATTCCTGATAATGCAGCTCAACTTAGTGCGTTTTTGTCAGCATATCATGTTGCTCTAGTAATTGGGGCCTGTTTTGCCGGCGTTGGTGCAATTCTCTCTTTGAGTAGAAAAGGGCACGTATATCTAAAAACTACACAGTAAAAATTTTTCTTAGATTTAGCATCTAGGATACATTGTGTATTGGTTTTAGAAGTTGACAAAAATACAGTTTATTACTTATAGTAAGAGTAGGATAAAAGAACTGCACTGGATAAGTGTAGTGTTTAGGGAGGCTAGAAAATGAATCAAATTTGGATGCGAATTTTTTTCATAATGATTGGTGGTAGTATTGTTAAGTATTTATTTGCTTCTTCCCTTGTTTGGGTAGGAATTGATTTGGCTGTTCTCGCAATTTGCTATTTAACTTTAAAGCGATATCCCTTTGTGGATTTGAAAACAAGTATGTTATTTCTTGGTGGCTTAACTGCCGTTTCTGTTTTGACGGATTTAGGGATCATTAGCGGCCTTATTGCCAATGTCATTATACTGGCATTGATGGCATGGATGATGTTTGGACGTAATGGTAACAATGGCCCTAAGAGGCCTCAAAATCGGCATAAGTGGCATAAATAAAGGGGAACCTTATAGATGAACTCAACGTCCAGAATTTTAACACGTACGGCATTGCTGCTGGCTCTTGTGTTGCTGTTTCAATCCTTACGGTTGATGATTCCCATCTCGCCATTTTTATCGACATTTTTAATTGGCAGCTTGATAAATAGTTGTTTGCTAATTGCTGCTGAAATGGTAGGGGCAGGACCGGCTTTAGTGATTGTGCTATTAACACCAGTGGTGGCATATTTTCAACAAGTGTTGCCGCTTCCTATTTTTATTCTGCCTGTGGCTTTAGGGAATGCTATTTATATTGGAATATTTCTAATGGGGAAGCATTGGAAATATTGGATGAGTATTAGTATTGCTGCAGCCTGTAAAGCTGCGTTTATGTATTTTGCTTTTAGTTGGTTGCTTACACTGATAGAAATTCCTGCAAAAATAGCTATTGGATTGCTGTTTGCTATGAGTTGGCCTCAATTTGTTACGGGGTTACTCGGTGGATTATTAGCTGACATTATAAAAAAGCGTTTGAAATTGATGTAAAACAATTTCAAACGCTTTTTTTATAGAAAATTGAACTACAAGATAGTCATGAGTAAGATTCCGTTCGTGCGTAGCCATGTACGATGCTCTTTAAAATTGGGGGAGTATTTCCCGACCTCCCGCCAAAAAGAGTCAGAGTGATTCAGTATGCGCAAATGGCAAAGTTCATGAATGACTAAATAATCAACGACTTCAGGCGGTGCCATAATGATTCGCCAGTTATAATTAACGTTTCCTCTAGAAGAACAGCTACCCCAGCGGGTTTTTTGCTCCTTAATAGTAATACGCTTTGGAGATACCTTAATTGCAGCGGACCAAAAAGTTGTTTTTTCGGATAAGATTTTCGTAGCGGAGTCAATATACCATTCTTTTAATAGCGAGTATGACAGGTTATCCAATTTAGCCGCTGGGAGAGGAGGGAGTTCTAATAGGATTTGATCCTCATCTAGACGCACAGCAGGTTGGTGATTCTCCTTTGTGATAAAGGTAAGGGTATGGGGGATTCCTAAATATAGGATACTAGCATTGTGGCTAATGGATTTGTTAATTGGATTAGATGCCGCAGCTGTTAATTTTGAAATTTGGGTCGTAATCCATTTTGTCTTTTCGAGTATTATCTTTTCAATGTCCTCCATTGGAAAATGTGTAGGGGCAGTAATGTTGAGATGATTTACAGACGTTAGCTTTAACTGAATGGATTTACGGTTTTTCTGGTAACGGATAGTATAAGTAATTGGCTGGTTTTCAATAAGAATTGTATTCATAGAATTAGAATTAGACATTGTAAAGAGGGAATCCTGCAAAAAAAAAAGCTTTCAATTTTTTTAAAAAATTGAAAGCTCTAATATACTGGTGCCGAAGGCCGGACTCGAACCGGCACGTGGAGTACACGTCTGATTTTGAGTCAGGTGCGTCTGCCAATTCCGCCACTTCGGCACGTTTTAGGTTGAACTCTTGGCCCAACAAACAATATATTAACATAATAGATAGTTATTGTCAAGTTTCTAGTTTTAGAAAAACAAAATAAAAAAGACTTTAACACAAAAATGTAAAGTCTTATAAAATACTGGTGCCGAAGGCCGGACTCGAACCGGCACGTGGAGTACACGTCTGATTTTGAGTCAGGTGCGTCTGCCAATTCCGCCACTTCGGCACATTTTAAGTTTTACTATCAGGTGGTGGCCCACCGGACAAGTAGTATATTATCATGATTCTAATAAAGAAGTCAAGAAAATTTTTTATAGAAGAAACATAAACAAAAAAAATCTTGATAACAATTAGTATAAATACACAATTATAGGGAATAATTGTACCATATATGGAAGAACGAGGAGGATGTAAATAATGGCAACGAAGATGGGGCCTTTACCCATAAAAAAGGTTATGTTTAATAGTAAGGTTGCTAATAATGATGGAGAATATGAGTTTATTATTGATTGTGAATCTGTTTATTTTGATGTAGGGTATGACAATGAAGGCAATTTGCAGTTTGTTGACCAGTATTTTTACACGGAACGTCATTCCCATGGGGATATAAATTATGCCTTAGAGGAAGAAGATTTGCTAAGTGTTGATGATACTGATTTCCCGGTGAAGAGTTATTTGTTAGCGAAGCAGGAACACGGGAACGAATGGTTGCGTTTTCATGCAGTGGTACCAAAAACAGTTGATCCTGGATATTTTCACCAAAAGTACCTTGGTGAATAAAACTAAATTTATATTTTGATTGTATCCTATTTTAGAGGTGGTTTAATAACCACCTCTTTTGTTATTTGTAACGTATTTAAAATGTAATTATATGGAAAATGATATAAAAAATGTAATAAAATGGTAAAAAAATAAGACAATTAGAACTAGAACATTTTGCAATGCAGTTATAAATGTCGAATGAGGTAACAAAGAGAATAGAGGAGAGACTTGTTAAATCAAGGGGGAGCAAAAAAGGGTAAGGATATTCGACAGTAAATGCTTGTTTTCCTTAGTATTATGTCGCAATTTTACGAAAAGAACTTAGTCTAATTTAGCAGGAGTTACAATTATTTACAAGAATATTATGTATCACTTTAATAAAGTAGAAAAAGGGAGATGGCGGAATATGTATCTGGCAGCAGCTTCTCAAAATAGAGTAGTACACTTAGTGAGAGAAGATGAATACAAAGAATATTTTGAGTCAACAACAAACGGAATTTTACACTTGGATAATAACATGCGGATAAAAAGCTTGAACCGTGAGGCAGAAAGAATCGGTGGTGTAGACCGTTCGAATGTAATAGGAAAGCGGGTAGAGGTTGTATTTCAAAAGTTTGGTGATCAGTTTTTAAAGATTTTTGATACCTCAGACTTTGAAGATATTAAAACATCGAATCTTAGTTTGAAGGTGAATGAACAGGTTATTTACGTGCATACAGATGCGTTAAAACTCACGGATTCATCAGGCGTATTCAATGGTATGATTGTCATTCTGCAAGATGTATCCGCAGTCAGGGCAGCTATAAAGCAAATACAGACTACTCAGATGCTTGTTTCATTAGGTGAATTAGCTGCTGGGGTAGCCCATCATGTACGAACTCCGCTAACCACAATTAGTGGATATTTGCAAGTAATGTTAGGGCGTATTGATGATGATAAATATACGGTACGTCGTGATGTATTAGAAACTTTATTAGGTGAGGTCTCCTATATCAATGATGTAGTAAAAGAGTTGATTTTATTTGCAAAGCCTCCAGTACAAAAGGAACCGGATGTTGATATTAATCGTTTGCTGGAAGATGCCCTTCGACTAGTCTTTAAAGAGATAGGCGGAGAAAAGATTGATATAAACAAAGAATTAGTAAAAAATCTTCCTACCATTATCGCAGATAACAATCTTATTAAGCAAGCTGTGATGAATATTATGCAAAATGCTATAGAATCTATGGATGGAGAAGGGGTATTAGGTATAAAAACCTGGATGAATGCAGAGCTTAGTATGTTAGTAATTGCAATCAATGATACTGGGGCAGGGGTAACACCTGAGATAATGTCTCGAATCTTTGAACCTTTTTATACTACTAAATTGGACAGGGTAGGATTGGGACTGCCGATTGCTAATCGTATTATTGTGGAGCATGGTGGGTTTGTTAACGTTAGCGCAGGGGAAAAGGGTGGCACAAAAGTACATATTTATTTGCCAATCGTTGATGATTGCACAAATCGTCTAGCAGTAATACATCAACAAATTTTAAACTTACAATAGGGATAACAAGTTGAACTACCTTTTTTATAATAGGAATTTTTTATCCTGTCATATACACAGAGCATTCTTCATATACGTTTATTGTTGTTTAATTTTTAATGAAGAAGGGATGTCTGTGTTTTGTTTTTTAAAGAAAGTAGTATGTCTAATTTTTTTATTGTTACTCATAATGATACCAGTATCTGCAGAACAGATAAGCTCACCGCAAGTAATTGTGAACTTACCGAGCCGTACCTTGCAATTATATTCAGGTACTGCGTTTATTAAAGAATATTCTGTGGCAATTGGTAAACCTTCGACTCCGACTCCTTTAGGGAGCTATACCATTACGAGCAAGGAAAAAAATCCAACTTGGATTCCTCCAGGGCGTGGTTATGTGGTAGAATCTGGCCCAGATAATCCATTAGGATACAGATGGATGGAATTCCTGCCGTTATATGGTATTCATGGAACAAATGCCCCCTGGACAATTGGGATGGCTGTATCCAACGGGTGTATACGGATGAAGGAGGAGGATGCTGAAGAATTATTTGAAGTTGTAAAATATGGCACATCGGTTAAAATAATCTATGAACGCATTAAAATAAATGTTGATAGTCAAGGGCAGGCATCTATCGGAATATTTCCCGACCTGTATGGTTATCAGCACCTTTCACTTGCAAATGTAGATGATAAACTGGCTGAGTATGGCTTTAAAGGGTTTGTAAGCGAAACGGTTTTGTTGTCAATGCTTAGAGGGGAAACAGGTAAACAAGTGCCATTTGCCAAAGTTCACACTCTACGTGTCAATGATAAAACTTTGCGGGAAAAGGCGATAACGGTTGGTGATACGACCTATGTACCCGCATGGCCAGTTGCTGTTGCATGTAATAGTAACATTGTTTGGGATGAACAAAAACAGTTAATATGGAAAGGAAAACGTGGAATTAACGGTGTGATAAAAGGTGATATTATATACAGTAAAGCTGAAGAAATTTCATCGTTATTTGGTCTAGAGTCAGTTCTTAAAGAAGACAATTCATTAGAACTAAAGGACTAAAAACGCTAATTCATCATCACCTATACAAAAAAACGCTGTTGTCGGATATGAGTTAATTTGTCGCCATGTTATAGAGGGCTTATCTTATATGGAGTATGTTGCTTATATAAATCTAAGCCCTAGATAAATAGAAAATGATTATTTGGCGTAAGATAGATATAGACTATACGGAAATAAGAAAGAGATCTGAAAATGATCTCTTTTTATTTTACTATTTATAAATAAGAAAAAATTAAAGGGATTCTGTCATATTTAGCAAAATATAATATAGTTTAAATCTATTATTTAAGGTGGTAAAGCATATGCCTGGAAGTTTTATAATTATTGATGGAAGTAGTTTGGTACATAGAGCGTTTTACGCATTACCCTTATTAACTACAGCAAGTGGACAATATACAAATGCAGTTTATGGTTTTACAACTATGATGGTAAAAT
This window encodes:
- a CDS encoding M48 family metallopeptidase encodes the protein MSNSNSMNTILIENQPITYTIRYQKNRKSIQLKLTSVNHLNITAPTHFPMEDIEKIILEKTKWITTQISKLTAAASNPINKSISHNASILYLGIPHTLTFITKENHQPAVRLDEDQILLELPPLPAAKLDNLSYSLLKEWYIDSATKILSEKTTFWSAAIKVSPKRITIKEQKTRWGSCSSRGNVNYNWRIIMAPPEVVDYLVIHELCHLRILNHSDSFWREVGKYSPNFKEHRTWLRTNGILLMTIL
- a CDS encoding MFS transporter, producing MQEKIKQLPYYRWLIFSVTVMGTFMAVLDSSIVNVALPVIAVSFGVELPVVQWVVTAYLLVISSLLPLFGKVGDMYGRRRIYLLGFSIFTIGSLLCSLSNAVWLLVAARVVQAIGASMLMSNSPAIISTTFPGKERGRALGMNGTVVALAAMAGPSLGGLLVGLFSWQSIFYINLPIGILSYLVGHVILPVEEKHSIGTFDFKGAVLFALGMTGLLVVLSNGQEWGWSSFIVRVISIMSVVLLSVFVWHEGGVEHPMIDLSLFKRWPFLAGNIAGLLSFMAMFSNNMLMPFYLHSVLLLSPTEIGLAITPFPLLMAITAPASGYLSEKVSPVVLTSSGLSILMLGLLYLATLDAQSVIWQVAIGQAVMGIGNGMFQSPNNNSVLSSVPSNKVGLASGISALMRNVGMVSGIAVAVSVFESKRQQELAGLAIPDNAAQLSAFLSAYHVALVIGACFAGVGAILSLSRKGHVYLKTTQ
- a CDS encoding L,D-transpeptidase, with amino-acid sequence MFCFLKKVVCLIFLLLLIMIPVSAEQISSPQVIVNLPSRTLQLYSGTAFIKEYSVAIGKPSTPTPLGSYTITSKEKNPTWIPPGRGYVVESGPDNPLGYRWMEFLPLYGIHGTNAPWTIGMAVSNGCIRMKEEDAEELFEVVKYGTSVKIIYERIKINVDSQGQASIGIFPDLYGYQHLSLANVDDKLAEYGFKGFVSETVLLSMLRGETGKQVPFAKVHTLRVNDKTLREKAITVGDTTYVPAWPVAVACNSNIVWDEQKQLIWKGKRGINGVIKGDIIYSKAEEISSLFGLESVLKEDNSLELKD
- a CDS encoding nitrogen regulation protein NR(II), which codes for MYLAAASQNRVVHLVREDEYKEYFESTTNGILHLDNNMRIKSLNREAERIGGVDRSNVIGKRVEVVFQKFGDQFLKIFDTSDFEDIKTSNLSLKVNEQVIYVHTDALKLTDSSGVFNGMIVILQDVSAVRAAIKQIQTTQMLVSLGELAAGVAHHVRTPLTTISGYLQVMLGRIDDDKYTVRRDVLETLLGEVSYINDVVKELILFAKPPVQKEPDVDINRLLEDALRLVFKEIGGEKIDINKELVKNLPTIIADNNLIKQAVMNIMQNAIESMDGEGVLGIKTWMNAELSMLVIAINDTGAGVTPEIMSRIFEPFYTTKLDRVGLGLPIANRIIVEHGGFVNVSAGEKGGTKVHIYLPIVDDCTNRLAVIHQQILNLQ